TGTCCCTGCATCGCGAATAAGGGCGTATACCATGCAGCGCACTGTTTCGACAATCACTGGTACGGGAAGAAAGGAAGCTCACCTTGTTTCCTCACAGACGCACTGCCGCTCCGCGTTCCAACCGATTGCGGTCATCACGGCTGTCCACGGCCGTCCTGGTGTGCCTGGCTCTTGGGCTGGCTGCGCTGGTCGTCACGATACCGTTGTTGTCGACGCTGCGCATGGGCCCCCTGCGCATGGATTTGCTCCGCTTGCTCGCCCTTATCGTTACGTTTGCCCTGTTGATTTTGTTTTGGAGCCTGACCGAGCGAAAACTGTGGAAGCGGCAGCAGGCTGCCATCCAGACCAGCGAACAGCGGTATCGGTCGCTCGTGGACAACAACGAAGACATCGTCCTGTTTGTCGACACGAAGGGGCTGATTCAATCCGCCAATCCTTCCGTGGAAACGATTCTTGGGTACGCCCCGGAGGCACTCCTGCAAACGCCGTACTGGATGCTGATTGACCCTGCGCACCACGCCGATTCGCACCATCGGTACCTGCGGGTGATGCAAGGCGAATCGCAAAATGTATTTCTCACCTTGCTGCATCGAAACGGCAGCAAGGTCGAAGTCCATGAGAAGAAAATCCCGGCCATTGTGAACGACGTCGTCACTGGGTTCTTCGTCATTGTGCGGGACAGGACGGCCCAACGAGCGGCGGAAGAGCTGCTCATCAAGTCGGAGCGGCTTTCTGCCGCTGGCGACCTTGCGGCCGGCATCGCACATGAAATCCGCAACCCCCTCACGGCGCTCAAGGGCTTTGTGCAGTTGATGCAGTCCTCGCGGAGTGAGTATGACCAATACCTCACCATCATGACGGACGAGTTAAACCGCATCGACACCATCGTCAGTGAACTGCTCGTGTTCGCCAAACCCGCGGAGCCGCACCTCGTCCGGCATGACCTGCGGCGCGTCGTACCGGAGGTCGTTGAACTCCTGTCGCCGCAGTCGGTCCTCGGCGGCGTCACCCTGCAAACCACACTCCCGGATGATGCGGCAGACGTCATCTGTGACCCCAACCGCATCAAGCAGGTGATGGTCAACGTGATCAAAAACGCGATGGAGGCCATGGCCGAAGACGGCGGTCAGATCTCCATCACGATGCAGTCCGCCGCCGGCGCAAACCGGTCGACTGTGACCCTCACCATCTGTGACGACGGCCCCGGCATCCCGGAAGCCGTGTTAGCGCATGTCGGCGAACCGTTTTACACGACGAAAGCGGCCGGCACTGGACTGGGCCTCATGGTCAGCCGCAAAATTATCGAAGCACACAACGGCGTGCTGCACGTGACAAGCCGCGTTGGCGAGGGAACCCAAGTCGAGATTGTCCTGCCGTTGGCGTAACGGCCGGCCGCCGCGGCAAGCACGCGGGCCATGGGCTTAAAACCCCTGGCCGCGCCCATCCGCCTGTCTGCGGGTTAACCCTGGCGGCTTTGAATCATCGCCAGCACCCGGTCAAAGTCACCCTTTGCGGTGGCCAGGATGCCGTTGGTCAGCGTGTTGCGCTGGTTGAACACGAGCGGCTGCCCCGCCTTGTCGGTTGCGCGGCCGCCCGCCGCCTCCACGAGCGCCACCCCCGCCGCGATATCCCATTCATTCTTCGGTCCCAGGCTGAAGGTCGTGTTGGCGCGTCCCGCAGCGATGAGCGCCAGCTTGTACGCGATGGACCCGACCGCTTCCACGTCCGCCAGGCCCTCGAACTGCACAAACTCACCGCGCTTGATTTCCGAACGGCTGCCGAGAATCAACAGAGGCTCCCGCTTCGGCGCGACCGCTGCCATCGGCTGGTCGTTCAGCCAGGCGCCCACACCCTTCAATGCATGAAAGCACTCGTCCCGCGCCGGGTTGTAGACCACGCCCAGCACGACGTCGCCGTGATGTGCGAGGGCGACGGAGACTGCGTACTGCGGCACGCGCTGCACGAACTCCTTGGTTCCGTCGATTGGGTCAACAATCCACACATACGCCTTGTCCAAGCGGTCCTCGCTGTCTCTCGTTTCCTCCGACAGCCACCCCGCCTCCGGCAGCAAGGCGCACAGGTGCTCCTTGAGGTAGTCGTTGGCCGCGTGGTCAGCGGTGGTGACGGGGTCGTTGTGCCCCTTATAGTTGGTCTCAAATCCTTCGGCCGCGATGGTTTCGACCATCTCTCCAGCCCGCCGTGTCACCTCAACCACCGCGTCAAGAAAATGCTTGTCCATCTTCTGCAGGTCACATCCTCACACGTTGTCGTTGGCTTGCCATCCCGGCGGCATCCACACCGGCGGGGGTTCCGCCGCAAAAAAATGATCGTCCCACAGAGGACGATGCCGCCAAACCGATTCGATTGTCACGCCTTTGCGGGACACGCCGTGATGCAGCGGCCTGCCGCACACCTCTACTTTTCCGAAGGTTCCTCTGTCGGCTGCGCCTGGCGGCGCCACTTTTGAAACTCCAGAAACTCTCGAAACTCGTCCTTGCTGACCCCGGATGCCATGGCTTCCTTGACGATATCAATCCACTCCGGGTCGACCGAATCTGCGGGAAGCGCCTCGTCCTCGGATTGAATCAGGTACTGCACCGGAACCCCCAGCACAGACGCAAGTTTTTCAATCACGTGAATCGAGGGATTCACTTGAATGAACCGTTCGATGGCACTCAAATAGGACTTCGCGATACCCGCACGGTCAGCAAGTTCGGACAAGGACAGGTTTTTCTCCAGTCGTAAGCGATGAATGCGTTCCCCCAGCATGTGACCTCTCCTCGTCTTCGAAGTGCAAACCCGGCGAGCCGGCCCGTATGGCTAAGCCATTCATATGGCTAACTAATTCGTGATGCGCGTCCCTTTCCCTGTCGGTTGTTAAAAATTATTCTCACCAACAGCCTCCTTCATCCGTAAAAACGTCCTGACTTCTTCCACCGTTAATCCAATATGACGCGCGAGCAACACCAACTCCAGCCATTCTTCGTCGAACTCCTCGACAGCCCTCACTTCGTCCACTAGAACCCCCACCCCTTGTACCCACACAATAAACACCCCAAGACAGCACCCATGCCACAGTCTGTACCTGTCTGTTTCTGATCTGTGTTTTCCAAACTGGGGCGACACGATGGACAGACGGAATCCAGAAGAGCCCGACCACGAAAGCCGTATAGCTGCTCAAACGTTTATTTCTTAAACTTTGTCATGCATCCATTGTATGCACCTGGGGGAGCAATTATCAACGAATAAATTCCTGCAAATTGGAAGCCTGTTCGACAGGCGTCGACCGCGATGGACAGCCGCGGCCGGGCGTGCGTGGGAATTGTTCGGGTCTGACGAGGTTTGATGGCGGGTCTTGGCAGAAACCGAAGCCCATCCAGGCTTCGGTTCCCCTTATTTCGCGTGCGACAGCAGCCCTTGGGCCGTCGTATAGTCTGTCACCAGCACGTTCACCAGCCGGGCAATCAACGAGGCACGAATCGCCTCCAGTTTCTCGGCGCCGTGAGCAATGCCCACCACCGTTGGAATGGCTTTCAAGTCTTTCAGGGAAATCGCGATGACGCGCGAATTCCAGGAGACGTTCGACGCCTCCCCTTTGGCGTTGATGAAATTGTAGCAAATGTCGCCAATCACGTCCGAATCCATCAGATCACGGTCGCGATCGGGCCCCATATAGTTTCTCACCATGGTTGAGTACTCGGGGTACCCCCCAATCCCCACCAGCGCCACCTTCGCCTGCCGCGCCTGCTGGACGACTTCGGCGATCGACGATTGCTGCAGAAACATCGCCTTGGCATCCGCGGTATCGACCACAGCCGGTGCGTGCAGCAACTTGTAATCGGCATTCAGCCGTTCCGCGATGCGGACGACAATGGTATTGGAATGCACGTCGATTCGCGAGTCACCGATGCCGCCGATGAGCGGCACAATGGTGACCGACGGCAGGTTGGCCTTGGGCATCTCGTTGGCAAGTTCCAGGAGCGTCGTGCCGCCGGAGACACCGACAATATCGTTGTCTTTGACAATTCGAATCAGGTATTGACCCGCAGCCGCGCCAAGTGCCTTTTTGACACTGTTGTCTCCGCTTTCGGACACGACAATGGCCTCCCGGAGCCCGAACGTTCGTTCCAACTCCGCCTCGACAGCGGCGTACGGATGAGCCACCTCATCGCGGATGGAAATCTGAACAATTCCGAGTTCCTTTGCCTTGGCCAGGTATTTAGAAATGAGGGGCCTCGAAACACCCAAGGTTTCAGCAATTTCGGCTTGTGTATTTCCATCTTCGTAATACATGTGCGCAATCTTTGACAAGATGCGCGAGTCATCCGAGTAGGCCAACATCTCTACCTTCTTCAGTCATAGTGTCGCTGTCCAAGCTGCCGCGTCTTCGTGCAAGCGGCGCAGTCAGGGCGCCGCATCGCTTGATTCTCCCAAAACTTCCTGCATTGTTTATTTTATTTTAACGAATTTCGATGAGAGTTCCTATACTGACTTTCGGCAGTTCAAACGGTTTCACATAGACCGATCCCGGCAGGATTTCGGCCGGCGGGTCTGTAAAGTAGATGGACAGGTGTCCGAGTTCAGCGAGGTTTTTCATGGCCTCCGTGCCAACGGAGAGAATTTCGTATTCGTTCTGCCCCACGACGAGGCGGCTGGCAGATGCTAAGGCGCCGCGGTCGACCTCGACCGGTTCGTGAATCACAGAAATGTCCCGCAGCTCAGCTGGAGCTTGAGTCCCAAAGAGGATGAGCACCTTTTCTTCCTCAAACGCAAACGCCATGTCTCCGATGTATGTCACGGTCGACTTCATCATGCGACCCCCTCCTTCATGTCTGGACGAGAAACACTCGGCTGCCACGGCCTGCAGCAACCGAGTGTCACCACATACTTGTCAATTCATCTTACGAGTACATGCCCAGGCTCGCAACGTATCCCAGCAAGACGGCGACGACACCAGTAATCAAACGACTGTACAGAACCGCGGGCACACCGTACTCAATCGTCTCTGGCTTTGCCTCACCGAGCGACAGCCCGACCGGAACGAAGTCGCAGCCCACCTGACCATCAATGGCGAACAACGCGGGCAGCGCGTACACCGGCGAGATGGCCTTCGTCGCAATCTGCGTGCCGACGAGCACGCCGATGATTTGCGCGATGACCGCGCCCGGCCCCAGCACAGGGGACAAAAACGGCAGCGTACACACAATCACCAGGACAATCAGTCCGCCCAGACTGCCGGCCAGCGGCACGAGACCGTGCGCGAGCAGCTTCCCCAGCCCCGTGTAGTTGATAATGCCGACCAACATGCTGACGAACGCCATGAACGGAATGATGTTTTTCAACAACATGTCGACCGAGTCGCGGCCCGCCTGGTACAGGGTGCCAATCACCTTGCCAATGCCGCGGGAGATGACCATCAGCCAGTTCGAGTTACCGCCCGACACCTGCGGCTGCGGTGCCTGAAAGGGGTTGTCGCTCTTCTGTGCCGGCTGCGGCCCAGCTTCTGTGCGGGCTTCCCCCTTATCCGCCAGCACAATGTTGCGCACGGTCACCCCGGAGACAAAAATGTCTTCCTTAATGAACTTCGACAGCGGCCCCGATGGCGAGGACGGCAGGACATCCACCGTCGGGATGCGCTTCATCGGGTAGACGCCAATCCGCGCCGTCCCCCCGCAGTCAATCACGACGCACATCATTTCATCTTCTGGTACAGCCGTCGAGAAGCCATCCACCGCCTGCGCACCGCTGAGTTCTGCGATTCGCTGTGCGACCGGGTGAATCCCGCCCCCGGTTACAGAGACAACCTTGGTCCGCTTACCCTCTGGTGCCACGACCAGCCCAGTTCCCCAGCCGCCAGAACCTTTTTCAATCCGCACTGCTTGCCCCATCGATATCCTCTCCTGAGATGAATAGTTTGGTCATGCGTTCGCCGCGCGAACACTGTCTCGTCCCTTCTCAGTTCGCGGCACCCTTTACAACGCCCACCGTGCGCCTCGACTCCATCCGGTTCGCCAGGTATTTCGTAATGTTTTCCGTGACAACCCCCCGGATGAAGATGACCACGATCCCAAGCAGGAAGTACCGCACCGCGAGCGGTCCCATGGAGTACCCGGCTTTTTGGATTCCGTCCGCGATGCCCAGCCAAACGAACAGCTCACCGGCATTTGCATAGGGAAAGAAAGCGGTTACGGGATGGACAAATGAAACAGCCGAATCGTAGAATGCTGGTTTGTACCGTTCTGGCAGAAATCGGCCAAAGGTATAGCACATCGGGTTGGTAAGAATCAACACGGACAAGATGGGCATCAAGGTGTACCGCAGCACCAGGTACCTGGAAGCAAACATAATCGCCCGGTTTGCCCGCTCTTCGCCAACCAGCTTCACCACGGTGTACGTGAATGTGAGCAGCACAATCAACGTCGGTACAATCCCCGTGATGTCCCCCATAAAGACCTTGCCGCCTGCGTTAAACAATCCGATGAAGTGTGACCCGAGCCACTCAATCCAACTCATCCTCTGCTCCCCCTTGTTTCATGGTTTCGCTGCATGCCCACGCGCTGCCACATGCCTACGCTCGTTACTGCGCGACGGTCTCTTTCCTCGTCAGCACTGGCGGTTTCGCAGCGCGAACGGCATTTTCGGCAGCCATTTTCAGGGCTTTCGCAATGGATTGCTGCCTGGCTGAGATCCGCCGTTTTCGCTGCAGATCGCGCTCGGCCCGCTCGATGGCCTCTCGCACGCGCATTCCTGCGTATGCGGGCTCCTCTTTGAACTTCGCGAACACACTGATGCCGGTTAACACCTGACACTCCCCAATTGTCTGCTGTTGGTCCACAATGATGAGTACGATGGCGCCGCTGCCTAACGCCTTTCTGGCCACGCCGGAGAACAAGCTGAACCCTTCTGCATGTTGGTACTTGTGCACCAGGTCACGCATTTTGCCGCGGTAGTGGCGAATTTGCAGCCACGTCAAAGCGAACTGCAGCAGCCACGCTGCGCCAATCAAAGCGATGAATCCAAATACACTGTGCATGGTCATCCACCTCCTTCGGATTGGATGCCCCTAAGCGCCTGACGCGCTTAGGGGGATAGACGCTGATGGTGAAGCGGACTGGCTCGATTTTGCTTGCTCGATTTGTTCTATCTGTATCAGCCTGAATCAGCGGAATAATTGATTTTGCAGTTCGCGAAGGTGCCAGACGGTTGTACTCCCATCCAGTTCGATGTCGTCTGCCGTCAGGAACTGTCCATCCGCGATGTCGCGTTTGGCCACGGCTCGGCCGGCAATCAACCCAATCGGAACATGACCGTTCGCTTCCATCTCTTCATGCCGTTCGAGTACACCACGCACCGCGTATCCGCCAATGCCGTCCACCGGTTCACCCGCGCGAATCGGCCGCTTCGCGACCGCGACGGTTTCGGAAACGGGTCCGCCGAGCGGCGCGATGGTTGGGTCGTTGTGCAGGACCGCCCGCGCCACCGATATCGGCGTTTCCAGACTCGCCAGATGAAACGGCCGATACAACGCGTAGTAAGGGCCCTTCCCGACAGACAGGTAACGGAGTTCCTCGTCCACAGGTTCCAGCGGGCTTTTCACAATTACGAAGACGCCCGGCGCCAGTCCATGCACGTACTCGACGACACCGTAGTGGTTGAGGCATCCCCCTTCACTCACCAACCTGAGCTGGTCGACGACGGTTTGAATATCCGCATGCACACCATGCATGCCGACAACGTCCGGGATCAGGCCCGTGGCATTGCTCAGCAGATTCATTTCCGCCATCGTCTTCGTACCGTCCTGAAACGCGGCCAACATGTGCGGGCTCATGTGCTTACGATTCGCTTCTTCTGCACAAGTATCCGGGTTGGCCGACGGAATGAATGGATTGTTCTTGCCCTTGCCGGCTACGACCACTTCCAGGCCAATCGTTCTCGCGAACTCCACCAGCTCCAGCGTCACCGCCGGTTCGTCTCCTGCAGAGCCCGTATAAACGAGATTGCCAGCCTTGAATAGGTTGGACAGAATCGAACCAATCGTTACATCCGCCTCCACGTTCAGGAGCACCAGGTGCTTTCGTG
Above is a genomic segment from Alicyclobacillus cycloheptanicus containing:
- a CDS encoding ATP-binding protein, producing the protein MFPHRRTAAPRSNRLRSSRLSTAVLVCLALGLAALVVTIPLLSTLRMGPLRMDLLRLLALIVTFALLILFWSLTERKLWKRQQAAIQTSEQRYRSLVDNNEDIVLFVDTKGLIQSANPSVETILGYAPEALLQTPYWMLIDPAHHADSHHRYLRVMQGESQNVFLTLLHRNGSKVEVHEKKIPAIVNDVVTGFFVIVRDRTAQRAAEELLIKSERLSAAGDLAAGIAHEIRNPLTALKGFVQLMQSSRSEYDQYLTIMTDELNRIDTIVSELLVFAKPAEPHLVRHDLRRVVPEVVELLSPQSVLGGVTLQTTLPDDAADVICDPNRIKQVMVNVIKNAMEAMAEDGGQISITMQSAAGANRSTVTLTICDDGPGIPEAVLAHVGEPFYTTKAAGTGLGLMVSRKIIEAHNGVLHVTSRVGEGTQVEIVLPLA
- a CDS encoding 3'(2'),5'-bisphosphate nucleotidase CysQ, which codes for MDKHFLDAVVEVTRRAGEMVETIAAEGFETNYKGHNDPVTTADHAANDYLKEHLCALLPEAGWLSEETRDSEDRLDKAYVWIVDPIDGTKEFVQRVPQYAVSVALAHHGDVVLGVVYNPARDECFHALKGVGAWLNDQPMAAVAPKREPLLILGSRSEIKRGEFVQFEGLADVEAVGSIAYKLALIAAGRANTTFSLGPKNEWDIAAGVALVEAAGGRATDKAGQPLVFNQRNTLTNGILATAKGDFDRVLAMIQSRQG
- a CDS encoding helix-turn-helix domain-containing protein is translated as MLGERIHRLRLEKNLSLSELADRAGIAKSYLSAIERFIQVNPSIHVIEKLASVLGVPVQYLIQSEDEALPADSVDPEWIDIVKEAMASGVSKDEFREFLEFQKWRRQAQPTEEPSEK
- a CDS encoding anti-repressor SinI family protein, which codes for MDEVRAVEEFDEEWLELVLLARHIGLTVEEVRTFLRMKEAVGENNF
- a CDS encoding sugar-binding transcriptional regulator; translation: MAYSDDSRILSKIAHMYYEDGNTQAEIAETLGVSRPLISKYLAKAKELGIVQISIRDEVAHPYAAVEAELERTFGLREAIVVSESGDNSVKKALGAAAGQYLIRIVKDNDIVGVSGGTTLLELANEMPKANLPSVTIVPLIGGIGDSRIDVHSNTIVVRIAERLNADYKLLHAPAVVDTADAKAMFLQQSSIAEVVQQARQAKVALVGIGGYPEYSTMVRNYMGPDRDRDLMDSDVIGDICYNFINAKGEASNVSWNSRVIAISLKDLKAIPTVVGIAHGAEKLEAIRASLIARLVNVLVTDYTTAQGLLSHAK
- a CDS encoding PTS glucitol/sorbitol transporter subunit IIA, which codes for MMKSTVTYIGDMAFAFEEEKVLILFGTQAPAELRDISVIHEPVEVDRGALASASRLVVGQNEYEILSVGTEAMKNLAELGHLSIYFTDPPAEILPGSVYVKPFELPKVSIGTLIEIR
- the srlE gene encoding PTS glucitol/sorbitol transporter subunit IIB codes for the protein MGQAVRIEKGSGGWGTGLVVAPEGKRTKVVSVTGGGIHPVAQRIAELSGAQAVDGFSTAVPEDEMMCVVIDCGGTARIGVYPMKRIPTVDVLPSSPSGPLSKFIKEDIFVSGVTVRNIVLADKGEARTEAGPQPAQKSDNPFQAPQPQVSGGNSNWLMVISRGIGKVIGTLYQAGRDSVDMLLKNIIPFMAFVSMLVGIINYTGLGKLLAHGLVPLAGSLGGLIVLVIVCTLPFLSPVLGPGAVIAQIIGVLVGTQIATKAISPVYALPALFAIDGQVGCDFVPVGLSLGEAKPETIEYGVPAVLYSRLITGVVAVLLGYVASLGMYS
- the srlA gene encoding PTS glucitol/sorbitol transporter subunit IIC; amino-acid sequence: MSWIEWLGSHFIGLFNAGGKVFMGDITGIVPTLIVLLTFTYTVVKLVGEERANRAIMFASRYLVLRYTLMPILSVLILTNPMCYTFGRFLPERYKPAFYDSAVSFVHPVTAFFPYANAGELFVWLGIADGIQKAGYSMGPLAVRYFLLGIVVIFIRGVVTENITKYLANRMESRRTVGVVKGAAN
- a CDS encoding transcriptional regulator GutM yields the protein MHSVFGFIALIGAAWLLQFALTWLQIRHYRGKMRDLVHKYQHAEGFSLFSGVARKALGSGAIVLIIVDQQQTIGECQVLTGISVFAKFKEEPAYAGMRVREAIERAERDLQRKRRISARQQSIAKALKMAAENAVRAAKPPVLTRKETVAQ
- a CDS encoding NAD(P)H-dependent oxidoreductase, with the protein product MSIYRELLLREKAGQSIGVAVIGAGQMGRGLIAQISRVPGMRVAGVCDVNLEAAQTAVRYYQLQSSYPNNEVAVSSDFRAVIERPDVDAVVDATGVPEVGARIALHALTARKHLVLLNVEADVTIGSILSNLFKAGNLVYTGSAGDEPAVTLELVEFARTIGLEVVVAGKGKNNPFIPSANPDTCAEEANRKHMSPHMLAAFQDGTKTMAEMNLLSNATGLIPDVVGMHGVHADIQTVVDQLRLVSEGGCLNHYGVVEYVHGLAPGVFVIVKSPLEPVDEELRYLSVGKGPYYALYRPFHLASLETPISVARAVLHNDPTIAPLGGPVSETVAVAKRPIRAGEPVDGIGGYAVRGVLERHEEMEANGHVPIGLIAGRAVAKRDIADGQFLTADDIELDGSTTVWHLRELQNQLFR